The DNA sequence AACATAAAGGCAAAGTCTTCTGCACCCATAGTGGGATCAATGCGGACATTGACGTTGTCTTTGCCCACGAGATCCTGCATGACGCCGATGGCAAATTGCGTTTCTTGCTCGTGGTTAATCGTAGGTGGGTAATTGCGCGTGAAGACAACATCGGCTTGGCAATCAAAACCTTTTGCAACATGCTGGGCAACTTCATTTAAGCGCTGCTCAATCAGGTCGAGCACCTCGTGTGTGAAGGTGCGAACCGTGCCCCCAATCATGGCGCTATCGGGAATTACATTGCTGGTCTCGCCCGCATGAAACTGCGTAACCGATAGAACGGCGGCATCAACCGGACGCTTATTGCGGGTAATGATGCTTTGCAGTGCCGTGACCACGTGTGCTCCAGCAAGAACGGGATCGGCGCTGTTGTGGGGTAAGGCGGCATGACCGCCTTTGCCGCGAATGGTGATCGTGAACTCATTGCTCGATGCCATCATCGGCCCCGGAGTAACACCAAAGTGACCTTCCGCTAAACCGGGCCAATTGTGTAAGCCGAAAACAGCATCGCAAGGAAATTGCTTAAACAAACCATCTTTAATCATTTCGCGAGCGCCGCCGCCCCCTTCTTCTGCCGGCTGGAAGATAAAGATGATCGAGCCAGCAAAGTTGCGGTGGGTTGAAAAGTAGTGTGCAGCGCCGAGCAAGATAGCGGTGTGCCCATCGTGACCGCAGGCATGCATTTTCCCGGCATGTTGCGATGCATGCGCAAACGCATTTTTTTCTTGCAGCGGCAGGGCGTCCATATCGGCGCGCAAACCAATCATTTTTCCTGGGCCCGCGTCACCATCAATGCGGCCGACCACCCCAGTCTTGCCTAGGCCGCGCACTATTGGAATGCCCCAGTTGGTGAGCGCTTCCGCTACCAGTTCAGCCGTACGGATTTCCTCAAAGCGCAACTCGGGGTGGGCGTGGATGTCACGTCGAATGGCTTGTATGCTTGCCGCTGAATCGACGATTTCAGGAAGTAATCGCATAGAAGGATCTTATCTGAAAGGGAAATCACCTGCATATTGCAATGCAATACGGTATAAATCCTAAAAAATACGAATATTGCTACAGTACGGAAACAACATT is a window from the Polynucleobacter difficilis genome containing:
- a CDS encoding M20 aminoacylase family protein gives rise to the protein MRLLPEIVDSAASIQAIRRDIHAHPELRFEEIRTAELVAEALTNWGIPIVRGLGKTGVVGRIDGDAGPGKMIGLRADMDALPLQEKNAFAHASQHAGKMHACGHDGHTAILLGAAHYFSTHRNFAGSIIFIFQPAEEGGGGAREMIKDGLFKQFPCDAVFGLHNWPGLAEGHFGVTPGPMMASSNEFTITIRGKGGHAALPHNSADPVLAGAHVVTALQSIITRNKRPVDAAVLSVTQFHAGETSNVIPDSAMIGGTVRTFTHEVLDLIEQRLNEVAQHVAKGFDCQADVVFTRNYPPTINHEQETQFAIGVMQDLVGKDNVNVRIDPTMGAEDFAFMLQEKPGCYVFLGNGDGDHRSTGHGMGPCHLHNPSYDFNDALIPVGVNYWVALAQKFLDKP